The following proteins come from a genomic window of Pseudomonas cichorii:
- a CDS encoding methyl-accepting chemotaxis protein, with amino-acid sequence MALEQLVNIETGMRGFVISSKDSFLEPLIVGEKSFSEKLQSLKQLTADNPDQQRRLALLEETQKRWINEDINPIIALRKDLTARDMPDDELDKRITSGADKAKMDSMRATLAEIKGAENQLLEKRSQHMKSSKELALMILIWGGLAAVALSLFLAATLGRSTTARLQMAIDAATAIANGKLDTAIDTSSHDELPKAFDRMQNRLRETIQQINQAANQLVVAVQQISGASTQLSGAIQEQSTSASMMAATIEELTVSIHHVSENADEAHQIASHSGQQSREGAHVIENTLSSMSGIAKTVQHSSAQVADLGQHSEHISSIIGVIQGIADQTNLLALNAAIEAARAGEQGRGFAVVADEVRLLAQNTGKSTKEIAGMIEKIQAGVRETVETMRNGVEEVNQGVTMAGTAGQAIIEIRDSSSKVLHVVDQISFALREQTAASQDVARSVERSAQMAEQNNQSIQELLKTSSNLDNLATGLQREVAKFQV; translated from the coding sequence CTGGCCCTTGAACAACTGGTCAACATCGAAACCGGCATGCGAGGCTTCGTCATCTCTTCAAAGGATTCGTTTCTGGAACCGTTGATCGTGGGAGAAAAAAGCTTCTCTGAAAAGCTTCAGTCACTCAAACAGCTGACAGCTGACAATCCGGATCAGCAACGGCGCCTCGCCCTGCTGGAGGAAACCCAAAAACGCTGGATAAACGAAGATATCAATCCAATCATTGCGCTGCGCAAGGACCTGACAGCACGCGACATGCCCGACGATGAACTGGACAAGCGCATTACGTCAGGTGCCGACAAAGCCAAGATGGACAGCATGCGCGCCACCCTGGCCGAGATCAAAGGAGCAGAGAACCAACTGCTGGAAAAAAGAAGCCAGCACATGAAGAGCTCGAAGGAGCTTGCCCTCATGATCCTGATCTGGGGAGGCCTTGCCGCCGTCGCACTCTCTCTTTTTCTGGCTGCCACCCTAGGGCGCAGCACCACGGCGCGCCTGCAAATGGCCATCGATGCTGCCACCGCAATTGCCAATGGCAAGCTGGATACAGCCATCGACACCAGCAGTCATGACGAACTGCCGAAAGCCTTCGATCGCATGCAGAATCGCTTGCGCGAAACGATCCAGCAGATAAACCAGGCGGCGAATCAACTGGTCGTTGCCGTGCAACAGATTTCAGGTGCCTCCACACAATTGTCCGGAGCCATTCAGGAACAATCGACATCAGCCTCGATGATGGCCGCCACCATCGAAGAGCTGACCGTAAGCATCCATCATGTTTCCGAAAACGCCGATGAAGCCCACCAGATCGCCAGCCATTCGGGACAGCAATCCAGGGAAGGTGCACACGTCATCGAAAACACGCTTTCCAGCATGAGCGGCATAGCCAAGACGGTACAGCATTCATCTGCCCAGGTCGCCGATCTTGGTCAGCATTCGGAACACATTTCGTCGATTATCGGCGTGATTCAAGGCATCGCAGACCAGACCAACCTCCTGGCACTCAATGCCGCCATCGAAGCAGCCCGTGCCGGAGAACAAGGTCGCGGTTTCGCAGTGGTTGCCGATGAGGTGCGCCTGCTGGCACAGAACACCGGCAAGTCGACCAAGGAAATCGCAGGCATGATCGAGAAGATTCAGGCTGGGGTTCGCGAAACGGTAGAAACCATGCGCAATGGCGTAGAGGAAGTGAACCAGGGCGTGACCATGGCCGGAACTGCCGGCCAGGCCATCATCGAAATCCGCGACAGCTCCAGCAAAGTACTGCATGTAGTCGATCAGATTTCCTTCGCCCTTCGCGAACAGACTGCCGCCAGCCAGGACGTGGCCCGAAGCGTAGAACGCTCGGCGCAAATGGCCGAACAGAACAACCAATCGATTCAGGAACTGCTCAAGACCAGCAGCAACCTGGACAACCTCGCGACGGGCCTGCAACGGGAAGTGGCCAAGTTTCAGGTCTGA
- a CDS encoding LysR substrate-binding domain-containing protein, which yields MIRELKTLVAVAQEGTFAAAGNRIGLTQAAVSAQMQRLETELGYQLFDRKGRSAQLNRMGHQTLLQAQELIRLYNNLGSTASGQPESVLVNIGAIASVQRSLLPDALAAFHRQWPQCRTRVIPGVSMQLLNLVDAGEIDMTAIIRPPFALQSDLRWTALASEPYRLIAPSHLPGDDWAELLSTQPLIRYDRTSFGGRQVDRFLRQMHFTLREACELDELEAIIKLVANGLGVALVPQTADHRQWPAEVRALDLGAHTFHRDVGLVHRTRESLSEPVRLLIELVEGRVQGT from the coding sequence ATGATTCGTGAGCTGAAGACCCTTGTCGCAGTCGCACAGGAAGGCACCTTCGCCGCCGCCGGAAACCGCATAGGCCTGACTCAGGCCGCCGTCAGCGCACAGATGCAACGTCTCGAAACCGAACTTGGCTATCAGCTATTCGACCGCAAGGGCCGCTCGGCACAGCTCAATCGAATGGGACATCAGACCCTCCTGCAAGCCCAGGAACTGATCCGCCTCTACAACAACCTTGGCTCGACAGCCAGCGGACAACCCGAGAGCGTACTGGTCAACATCGGCGCAATTGCCTCGGTCCAGCGCTCACTGCTCCCCGACGCACTGGCAGCCTTTCACCGCCAATGGCCACAGTGCCGCACCCGCGTGATACCCGGCGTCTCCATGCAACTGCTTAACCTGGTGGATGCTGGCGAGATCGACATGACCGCCATCATCCGTCCACCGTTCGCACTGCAAAGCGACCTGCGCTGGACCGCCCTGGCCAGCGAACCCTATCGCCTGATCGCCCCGAGCCACCTACCCGGCGATGACTGGGCCGAACTGCTGTCCACCCAGCCCCTGATCCGCTACGACCGCACCTCGTTCGGCGGCCGACAGGTCGACCGCTTCCTGCGCCAGATGCACTTCACCCTGCGCGAAGCCTGCGAGCTGGACGAACTGGAAGCCATCATCAAACTGGTCGCCAATGGCCTAGGCGTGGCACTGGTTCCGCAAACAGCCGATCACAGGCAATGGCCTGCCGAAGTGCGGGCGCTGGATTTAGGCGCGCATACGTTTCATCGCGATGTGGGGTTGGTGCATCGGACCAGAGAGAGCTTGAGCGAGCCGGTGAGGTTGTTGATTGAGCTGGTTGAGGGACGGGTGCAAGGCACGTGA
- a CDS encoding VOC family protein, producing the protein MSLSPFHLAIPVYDLAAARSFYGQVFGLEEGRSSDHWVDFNFYGHQLVIHEAPKNAVQESAHSNPVDGHDVPVPHFGIVLQWEQWEALAERLRSFETRFVIEPYIRFKGQVGEQATMFLLDPCGNALEFKAFKDMGQLFAK; encoded by the coding sequence ATGAGTCTTTCTCCCTTTCACCTTGCGATCCCCGTTTACGATCTTGCGGCTGCGCGTTCCTTCTATGGTCAGGTTTTTGGTCTGGAAGAAGGGCGCTCCAGCGATCATTGGGTCGATTTCAATTTCTATGGCCACCAACTGGTGATTCACGAAGCGCCGAAGAACGCGGTGCAGGAAAGTGCGCATAGCAATCCGGTGGACGGACATGACGTGCCTGTTCCGCACTTTGGCATCGTATTGCAGTGGGAGCAGTGGGAAGCGCTTGCCGAGCGTTTGAGGTCGTTCGAGACTCGTTTCGTGATCGAGCCTTACATCCGGTTCAAGGGGCAGGTGGGTGAGCAGGCGACGATGTTTCTGCTGGACCCTTGTGGCAACGCACTGGAGTTCAAGGCGTTCAAGGATATGGGGCAGTTGTTCGCGAAGTAG
- the mqo gene encoding malate dehydrogenase (quinone) has product MLKKMNTALLGLAMSMGLMPLHAAEAKKVDVLLIGGGIMSSTLGIWLNELEPGWSIEMVERLDGVAQESSNGWNNAGTGHSALAELNYTPEKDGKIDVSKAIEINESFQISRQFWAWQVKNGVLKNPRSFINYTPHMSFLWGEKNISFLKRRYDALKVNPLFSAMQYSEDQEQIKKWVPLMMEGRDPNQKIAATWTPIGTDVNFGEITRQFVGHLKNQPNFNLQLSSEVEDIKRNADGSWRVSYKNLKDGKETETDAKFVFIGAGGGALHLLQKSGIPEAKEYGAFPVGGSFLVTENPQIADLHMAKAYGQASVGAPPMSVPHLDTRVLDGKRVILFGPFATFSTKFLKEGSYLDLLTSTTLHNVWPMTRVGIKEYPLVEYLAGQLMQSDDDRFAALKEYFPNAKKEDWRLWQAGQRVQIIKRDEEKGGVLKLGTEIVSAKDNSLAGLLGASPGASTAAPIMLGVLEKVFKDKVATPAWQEKLHQIIPSYGTKLNDHPDQVAKEWAYTSEILQLPAPPAVGAAAPAPAATPAKPRESNAATDMAL; this is encoded by the coding sequence ATGTTGAAGAAAATGAACACGGCTCTGCTGGGGCTGGCTATGTCGATGGGTCTCATGCCCTTGCATGCGGCTGAAGCAAAAAAAGTAGACGTTTTGCTCATCGGGGGAGGAATAATGAGTTCGACCCTGGGTATCTGGCTCAATGAGCTGGAGCCAGGCTGGTCGATCGAAATGGTTGAACGTCTTGATGGTGTAGCCCAGGAAAGCTCGAACGGCTGGAACAACGCCGGTACGGGTCACTCTGCCCTGGCCGAGCTGAACTACACGCCAGAAAAAGACGGCAAGATCGACGTCTCCAAGGCCATCGAAATCAACGAATCCTTCCAGATCTCCCGCCAGTTCTGGGCGTGGCAGGTCAAGAACGGTGTGTTGAAAAACCCGCGTTCGTTCATCAACTACACCCCGCACATGAGCTTCCTGTGGGGCGAAAAGAACATCTCGTTCCTGAAACGCCGCTATGACGCCCTGAAGGTCAACCCTCTCTTCAGCGCCATGCAGTACTCCGAAGATCAGGAGCAGATCAAGAAGTGGGTTCCGCTGATGATGGAAGGGCGTGACCCGAACCAGAAAATCGCGGCGACCTGGACTCCGATCGGTACCGACGTGAACTTCGGCGAAATCACTCGCCAGTTCGTGGGCCATCTGAAAAACCAGCCTAACTTCAATCTGCAACTGTCGAGCGAAGTCGAAGACATCAAGCGTAATGCTGATGGCTCGTGGCGCGTGTCCTACAAGAACCTGAAAGACGGTAAAGAAACCGAAACCGACGCCAAGTTCGTATTCATCGGCGCGGGCGGCGGTGCACTGCACCTGCTGCAAAAGTCCGGTATTCCTGAAGCCAAGGAATACGGTGCCTTCCCTGTCGGCGGTTCATTCCTCGTGACCGAAAACCCACAGATCGCTGACCTGCACATGGCCAAGGCCTATGGTCAGGCTTCGGTTGGCGCACCTCCGATGTCGGTTCCTCACCTGGACACCCGCGTACTGGATGGCAAGCGCGTTATCCTGTTTGGCCCATTCGCGACCTTCTCCACGAAGTTCCTGAAAGAAGGCTCTTACCTGGACCTGCTGACCAGCACCACCCTGCACAACGTCTGGCCAATGACCCGAGTCGGCATCAAGGAATACCCACTGGTTGAGTACCTTGCCGGCCAGTTGATGCAGTCCGATGACGATCGCTTCGCAGCCCTGAAAGAATACTTCCCTAACGCCAAGAAAGAAGACTGGCGTCTGTGGCAGGCAGGTCAGCGCGTTCAGATCATCAAGCGTGATGAAGAGAAAGGCGGCGTCCTGAAACTGGGTACCGAGATTGTCAGCGCCAAGGACAACAGCCTTGCCGGCCTGCTGGGTGCATCGCCAGGTGCATCGACCGCAGCTCCGATCATGCTGGGCGTTCTCGAGAAGGTCTTCAAAGACAAGGTTGCAACCCCTGCCTGGCAGGAAAAGCTGCACCAGATCATCCCAAGCTACGGCACCAAGCTGAACGATCATCCTGATCAGGTTGCCAAGGAATGGGCTTACACCAGCGAAATCCTGCAACTTCCAGCACCTCCAGCTGTTGGCGCTGCAGCACCGGCTCCGGCAGCAACACCTGCCAAGCCACGCGAAAGCAACGCAGCGACTGATATGGCGCTGTAA
- a CDS encoding Lrp/AsnC family transcriptional regulator, translating to MKKLDRTDISILNTLQQDAGITNADLGRSVNLSPTPCFNRVKAMEEAGLIKGQVTLLDPQVLGLHLNVFIHVSLEKQVENALRLFEQAVADRPEVMECYLMTGDADYLLRILVANIQDLERFILDHLSKIPGVANIRSSFALKQVLYKTALPLPPNGLTLTDPR from the coding sequence TTGAAAAAACTGGATCGAACCGATATAAGCATTCTGAACACGCTGCAGCAGGACGCCGGGATCACCAATGCGGATCTGGGACGCTCGGTCAACCTCTCGCCCACGCCCTGCTTCAACCGGGTCAAGGCCATGGAGGAAGCGGGCCTGATCAAAGGCCAGGTGACGCTGCTGGACCCTCAGGTATTGGGCCTGCATCTCAATGTATTCATCCATGTCAGCCTGGAAAAACAGGTCGAAAATGCCTTGCGCTTGTTCGAGCAGGCTGTGGCCGACCGCCCGGAAGTGATGGAATGCTATCTGATGACCGGAGATGCCGATTATCTGCTGCGCATTCTGGTGGCCAATATTCAGGACCTGGAACGTTTCATCCTGGATCACCTGTCGAAGATTCCGGGGGTCGCGAATATCCGTTCCAGCTTCGCTCTCAAGCAGGTGCTTTACAAAACGGCGTTGCCACTGCCACCCAACGGGCTGACCCTGACCGACCCCAGATAA
- a CDS encoding DMT family transporter, translating to MSDASKHSALVNDPAHAQGLVSSPKAKGVLLLIMAILIWGANWPVMKAGLEHITPVWFSTLRFASGAACLLALQLVTGKLRLPTRQDLPLILSVGLLQMLTFTVLGAIAMTQVPAGRSAVLAYTTPLWVTPIAVMFLREKLSTRQLIGTLLGGVGVCVLFNPLTLDWGNGALVKANLMLLAASFCWAMCILHLRYSKNTASAYQLAPWQMLVATIPLIALAYFTEGPFTGDGSRTLWEILIFMGPLATAFCFCAVNAASMWLSSTSMSTAMLGVPVVGLLMSVVFMGEQLTMTLIVGIMAIIGGILIVTVKRSSAA from the coding sequence ATGTCAGACGCAAGCAAGCACAGTGCCCTGGTGAACGACCCGGCTCATGCGCAGGGCCTGGTGTCTTCGCCCAAGGCCAAGGGTGTGCTTTTGCTGATCATGGCGATCCTGATCTGGGGTGCCAACTGGCCGGTCATGAAGGCGGGCCTTGAGCACATCACGCCGGTCTGGTTTTCGACCCTGCGCTTTGCGAGCGGTGCAGCCTGTCTGCTGGCATTGCAACTGGTGACCGGCAAGCTGCGGCTGCCCACCCGGCAGGATCTGCCGCTGATCCTGAGTGTCGGTCTGCTGCAAATGCTGACCTTTACCGTGCTGGGCGCGATTGCCATGACTCAGGTGCCGGCCGGGCGCTCTGCCGTCCTGGCCTACACCACGCCCTTGTGGGTGACGCCGATTGCCGTCATGTTCCTGCGTGAAAAACTGTCCACGCGGCAACTGATCGGCACACTGCTGGGCGGCGTCGGTGTCTGTGTCCTGTTCAATCCCCTGACGCTGGACTGGGGCAACGGAGCCCTGGTGAAAGCCAATCTGATGCTGCTGGCGGCTTCATTCTGCTGGGCAATGTGCATCCTGCATCTGCGCTACTCAAAGAACACCGCCAGTGCTTACCAACTGGCCCCTTGGCAGATGCTGGTTGCCACCATTCCCCTGATCGCGCTGGCTTACTTCACGGAAGGGCCATTCACTGGCGATGGCTCGAGAACCCTGTGGGAGATCCTGATTTTCATGGGGCCTCTGGCAACAGCGTTCTGCTTTTGTGCGGTCAATGCGGCCAGCATGTGGCTTTCCAGCACCAGCATGTCGACGGCTATGCTCGGTGTACCGGTCGTGGGGTTGTTGATGTCGGTGGTCTTCATGGGCGAGCAACTGACGATGACGTTGATTGTCGGGATCATGGCGATCATCGGCGGCATCCTGATCGTGACGGTCAAACGTTCCAGCGCAGCCTGA
- a CDS encoding (R)-mandelonitrile lyase — MKTLAATALSLSLLAAEAHSETSPVVTVTQNGSQPSAKGPTDYFTGQVRVDAPFKGTGDARVSGATVTFEPGARTAWHTHPLGQTLIVTAGTGLVQQQGQPIRTIRPGDTVWIPPHTRHWHGATAKTGMTHIAIAEVLDGKVVDWMQQVSDQEYAQATALDK, encoded by the coding sequence TTGAAGACGCTCGCAGCAACAGCACTTTCCCTTTCTCTTCTGGCTGCCGAGGCCCATAGCGAGACGAGTCCGGTTGTGACTGTCACTCAAAACGGCTCTCAGCCTTCGGCCAAGGGGCCAACGGATTACTTCACCGGCCAGGTGCGCGTGGATGCTCCTTTCAAGGGCACAGGCGATGCACGCGTCAGTGGTGCGACAGTCACCTTCGAGCCGGGCGCTCGCACGGCATGGCATACCCATCCACTGGGTCAGACCCTGATCGTCACTGCAGGTACGGGGCTGGTCCAGCAGCAGGGGCAGCCGATCAGGACCATCCGGCCTGGCGATACGGTATGGATTCCACCTCATACCCGGCACTGGCATGGCGCGACGGCGAAAACCGGCATGACCCACATCGCGATTGCCGAGGTTCTGGATGGCAAGGTCGTGGACTGGATGCAACAGGTCAGCGATCAGGAATACGCTCAGGCGACTGCGCTGGATAAGTGA
- a CDS encoding nucleotidyltransferase family protein, which yields MNESAPHVIGLILAAGRSRRFADDKRRALLPDGRSMLQASIDTARQSFNEVWVVLRDDDDAQALGIVPDVGIVRSEQADLGMGHSLASGIEALMPSPAIAVAILLADMPWLQTATLRSLVQLADPQRIAQPVYAGQRGHPVIIGRQLWPELLLLEGDQGARKLLTANASVCDLMATDDPGTVRDVDTPEQIRQDLPNAR from the coding sequence ATGAATGAGTCTGCACCCCACGTAATCGGCCTCATATTGGCTGCCGGACGCAGCCGACGCTTTGCGGACGACAAGCGCCGGGCGCTGCTGCCCGACGGGCGCAGCATGCTGCAAGCCAGCATCGACACTGCCAGACAGTCCTTCAATGAGGTCTGGGTGGTGCTGCGCGACGATGACGATGCGCAAGCGCTGGGGATTGTGCCCGATGTCGGCATCGTGCGCAGCGAACAGGCCGATCTGGGGATGGGACACAGCCTGGCCAGCGGCATCGAAGCACTGATGCCCTCGCCCGCCATCGCAGTCGCCATCCTGCTTGCCGACATGCCCTGGCTGCAAACGGCGACCCTGCGAAGCCTTGTGCAACTGGCCGACCCGCAGCGGATCGCACAGCCGGTGTATGCAGGACAGCGCGGCCATCCGGTGATCATCGGTCGTCAATTATGGCCAGAACTGCTGCTGCTCGAAGGCGATCAGGGTGCCAGAAAACTGCTGACAGCCAATGCCTCGGTTTGCGACCTCATGGCAACCGATGATCCCGGCACCGTGCGCGACGTTGATACGCCGGAACAGATTCGGCAGGATCTTCCAAACGCTCGATAA
- a CDS encoding TetR/AcrR family transcriptional regulator produces the protein MTEKQNVSPSRGPLDHNVRDQIVEAATEHFGHYGYEKTTVSDLARAIGFSKAYIYKFFDSKQAIGEVICTNRLAAIMEIVNAAVVDAPTASEKLRRMLKALVEAGSSLFFHDRKLFDIAAVSARDQWPSARGHEVRLRQLIEQIVREGREAGEFERKTPLDEVSNAIYLVMWPYINPVLLQYSLDRAEETTVHLSALILRSMAP, from the coding sequence ATGACTGAAAAACAGAATGTATCCCCTTCGCGTGGTCCTTTGGATCATAACGTTCGTGACCAGATCGTCGAAGCCGCCACCGAGCACTTCGGCCATTATGGTTACGAGAAAACCACGGTGTCCGACCTGGCCCGTGCCATCGGCTTTTCCAAGGCCTATATCTACAAGTTCTTCGATTCCAAACAGGCTATCGGTGAGGTGATTTGTACCAATCGTCTGGCCGCCATCATGGAAATCGTCAATGCCGCCGTGGTGGATGCGCCGACCGCTTCCGAAAAGCTGCGACGAATGCTCAAGGCCTTGGTGGAGGCGGGCAGCAGCCTGTTTTTTCATGATCGCAAGCTCTTTGACATTGCCGCTGTTTCGGCCAGGGATCAGTGGCCTTCGGCGCGTGGGCATGAAGTGCGGCTGCGGCAGTTGATCGAGCAGATTGTCCGGGAAGGCCGGGAAGCGGGCGAGTTCGAGCGCAAGACGCCGCTGGATGAGGTGAGCAATGCCATTTATCTGGTGATGTGGCCCTACATCAACCCCGTGTTGTTGCAGTACAGCCTTGATCGTGCCGAGGAGACAACCGTCCATCTGTCGGCATTGATATTGCGCAGCATGGCGCCTTAG
- a CDS encoding efflux RND transporter periplasmic adaptor subunit encodes MSRRRSAVVAFCLLPLFLTGCGDSSVAPDPRLQAPLVRVAAVQESTDISRSFTGTVAARIQSDLGFRVSGKVLERLVDTGQSVRQGQPLMRIDPVDLGLQAKAQQDAVTAAQAVARQAVDDEARYRNLVATGAVSASTYAQIKAAADSAKAQLSAAQAQANVARNATSYAVLLADADGVVVETLAEPGQVVSAGQPVVRLARAGQREAIVHLPETLRPAVGSVAQATLYGSSLGAVPAKLRLLSNAADPVTRTFEARYVLEGAMASAPLGATVSLQIAYGAASAQALQIPMGALYDPGTGTGVWTISGKPLKVSWQPVQVLALHDDVVRITGNLKAGEQVVALGAHLLHDGDQVRLSETLDTRVVGSQP; translated from the coding sequence ATGTCCCGTCGCCGATCTGCTGTCGTTGCCTTTTGTTTGCTGCCGCTCTTCCTGACAGGGTGTGGCGACTCCTCCGTCGCCCCTGATCCACGCCTTCAAGCGCCGCTGGTCAGGGTCGCTGCGGTTCAGGAATCAACGGATATTTCGCGTTCCTTTACCGGCACCGTTGCGGCGCGGATTCAGAGCGATCTGGGTTTTCGTGTCTCGGGCAAGGTGCTTGAGCGCCTGGTCGATACCGGCCAGAGCGTCCGGCAAGGTCAGCCGCTGATGCGTATCGACCCGGTAGACCTCGGCCTGCAGGCCAAGGCACAGCAAGACGCGGTCACTGCCGCGCAAGCAGTGGCCAGGCAGGCGGTCGACGACGAAGCGCGGTATCGGAATCTGGTCGCTACCGGCGCCGTTTCGGCTTCTACCTACGCCCAGATAAAAGCGGCGGCGGATTCGGCCAAGGCGCAACTCAGTGCTGCCCAAGCCCAGGCCAATGTGGCCCGCAACGCCACCAGCTATGCCGTTCTGCTGGCTGACGCCGATGGCGTCGTGGTGGAAACCCTGGCCGAGCCAGGTCAGGTTGTCAGTGCCGGGCAACCGGTGGTGAGGCTGGCGCGGGCGGGGCAGCGTGAGGCCATCGTGCACTTGCCCGAAACCCTGCGCCCGGCTGTGGGCTCCGTGGCACAAGCCACTCTGTATGGCAGCAGTCTCGGTGCAGTGCCTGCGAAATTGCGTCTGCTCTCCAACGCCGCCGATCCCGTGACCCGTACTTTCGAGGCGAGGTATGTGCTTGAGGGCGCGATGGCCAGCGCACCGCTGGGGGCGACGGTCAGTCTGCAGATCGCTTATGGCGCAGCGTCCGCTCAAGCTCTTCAAATCCCCATGGGTGCACTTTACGATCCGGGCACCGGCACCGGCGTGTGGACCATCTCCGGCAAGCCTTTGAAGGTGAGCTGGCAACCCGTTCAGGTGCTTGCCCTGCATGACGATGTGGTACGGATAACCGGCAATCTCAAGGCCGGCGAGCAAGTGGTGGCATTGGGAGCCCATCTGCTGCATGACGGCGATCAGGTCCGGCTGAGCGAAACACTGGATACCAGAGTCGTCGGGAGCCAGCCATGA